A stretch of DNA from Nocardioides sp. Arc9.136:
CGCCGTCGCCCCCGACGGCACCTACGCGCTGCCCGTCGCCGACGCCGTCAACGCCGCCGAGACGCCCATCTACATCAGCGGCGCCGGCCCGTTCACGCTCACCACCACGGCCGAGGGCAACACGCTCTTCGGCCACACCGTCCCCGTCATCCAGCGGGGCGTCGCCACCGGCGCCACCAAGGCCGCCGGCGCCGGCACCGTCAACGTCCGACTCGTCCGGATCTGAGGAGACCCACCATGACGAACACTCTTCTCGAGATCGCGGAGAGCATCTCCGCCGAGACCTCGGGCACCTCGCCGGAGGCCCACCGCCGCCGGCTCACCGCACGCCCCGGCTTCATGGAGGCCGCCATGGGCGTCGCCACCCTGATGACCCACGCCCGCAGTGGCTCCAAGCGCGCCGCGTTCGAGCTCAACGAGGCGCTGACCACCAGCGACCTCGCGCAGTTCGCCTCCGGCGCCGTCATCGAGCGGGAGATGCTGCAGAACTACGACGCGCTGCCCACGCAGTGGCCGAAGTTCCTCACCCCCACCACGCTGCCGAACTTCAAGCCGAAGTACATGAGCCAGCTCGAGCTCGGCTCCCAGGTCTTCAAGGACGTCCCCGAGCGGACCGGCTACCCGATGGCCCAGGGGCCGGAGCTCGAGGAGTACCCGATCCGGGGCAAGAAGACCGGTCTGCTGTGGGGCTTCTCGTTCGAGGCGCAGGTCAACGACGACCTCGACCAGCTCATGCTGATCCCGAACCAGATGCCGCAGATGGCGATCGACACCGAGGACGACCGCGGCCTGCGGCTGCTGATCAACCTCGAGACCGGCGCGCTGAACACCTCGTTCTTCAAGGTGAGCAACGGCAACATCGGCACGCTGAAGCTGAACCCCACGAACCTGCAGACCGTCATCACGTCGCTGCGGACCAAGCGGGACCCGAAGACCGGCGCGATCATCCCGTCGGGCCGGCTGCAGCTGGTCGTGGGCTACGCGCTCGAGGCGGAGGCCGAGCGGATCCTGGCGGCCGACCGGCTGCTGGTCTCCGACGGCAACGGCGGCTACCGCGAGGAGCCGAACCCGCTGCGGGGCAAGGTCGACATCGTCACCAACGAGAAGCAGCTCGGCGAGTCGTGGATCGTGATGCCGAAGCCCGGCACCGCG
This window harbors:
- a CDS encoding capsid cement protein; the encoded protein is MSKNQVFAGSSPALSLPVPAGTRSGDPVKVGGQIGVADTDRTEVVNGKQYGGVGHPDGYAAVAPDGTYALPVADAVNAAETPIYISGAGPFTLTTTAEGNTLFGHTVPVIQRGVATGATKAAGAGTVNVRLVRI